In Xyrauchen texanus isolate HMW12.3.18 chromosome 35, RBS_HiC_50CHRs, whole genome shotgun sequence, one DNA window encodes the following:
- the LOC127628842 gene encoding alpha-enolase-like isoform X2, translating into MSILKIHAREIFDSRGNPTVEVDLYTKKGLFRAAVPSGASTGIYEALELRDNDKTRFLGKGVKRAVKYVNEFLAPALCNQSVSVMEQEKIDKLMIDMDGTDNKSKFGANAILGVSLAICKAGASEKGVPLYRHIADLAGNPEVILPVPAFNVINGGSHAGNKLAMQEFMILPVGASSFKEAMRIGAEVYHNLKNVIKEKYGQDATNVGDEGGFAPNILENKEALELLKNAISKAGYTDKIVIGMDVAASEFYKGGKYDLDFKSPDDPSRYITPDQLADLYKSFVKDYPVVSIEDPFDQDDWEAWTNFTASTNIQVVGDDLTVTNPKRIAKAVSDKACNCLLLKVNQIGSVTESLQACKMAQSNGWGVMVSHRSGETEDTFIADLVVGLCTGQIKTGAPCRSERLAKYNQLLRIEEELGDKARFAGQNFRKPI; encoded by the exons ATGTCTATCCTGAAGATTCACGCTCGTGAGATTTTTGACTCCCGTGGAAACCCTACTGTCGAGGTTGACCTGTACACCAAGAAAG GTCTCTTCAGAGCTGCAGTGCCCAGTGGTGCTTCTACCGGTATTTACGAAGCCCTTGAACTCCGCGACAATGACAAAACACGTTTTTTGGGCAAAG GGGTGAAAAGGGCtgttaaatatgtaaatgagTTCTTGGCCCCTGCTTTATGTAATCAG AGTGTGTCAGTCATGGAGCAGGAGAAGATCGATAAGCTGATGATTGATATGGATGGCACAGACAACAAGT CAAAGTTTGGTGCTAATGCCATCCTGGGCGTTTCCCTTGCTATTTGCAAGGCTGGTGCTTCAGAAAAAGGTGTCCCCCTCTACCGCCACATTGCTGACCTTGCTGGCAACCCAGAAGTCATCCTCCCTGTCCCT GCCTTCAATGTTATCAACGGCGGTTCCCATGCTGGCAACAAGTTGGCCATGCAGGAGTTCATGATCCTGCCTGTCGGTGCAAGCAGCTTCAAAGAGGCCATGCGCATTGGTGCCGAGGTCTATCACAACCTGAAGAATGTCATCAAGGAGAAATACGGCCAAGATGCCACCAATGTGGGTGATGAAGGTGGCTTCGCCCCCAACATCCTTGAGAACAAAGAAG CTCTTGAGCTGCTGAAGAATGCCATTAGCAAAGCTGGCTACACTGACAAGATTGTGATCGGTATGGATGTGGCTGCCTCTGAGTTCTACAAGGGTGGCAAATATGACCTGGACTTCAAGTCACCCGATGACCCCAGCCGTTACATCACCCCTGACCAGCTGGCTGACCTCTATAAGAGCTTTGTCAAGGATTATCCTG TGGTCTCCATTGAGGATCCATTTGACCAGGATGACTGGGAGGCTTGGACCAACTTCACTGCCAGCACTAACATCCAGGTGGTGGGTGATGACCTCACTGTGACCAACCCCAAACGCATTGCTAAAGCCGTGTCTGATAAGGCCTGCAACTGCCTGCTGCTCAAGGTCAACCAGATCGGATCAGTCACCGAGTCCCTGCAGGC ctgTAAGATGGCCCAGTCCAACGGCTGGGGTGTGATGGTCAGCCACCGCTCTGGGGAGACAGAGGACACCTTTATTGCTGACCTTGTGGTTGGACTCTGCACTGGCCAG aTCAAAACTGGTGCTCCCTGCCGGTCTGAGCGCCTGGCCAAGTATAATCAGCTGCTGAG GATTGAGGAGGAGCTTGGTGACAAGGCTCGTTTCGCTGGCCAGAACTTCAGGAAGCCCATTTGA
- the LOC127628842 gene encoding enolase-like isoform X1, translated as MSILKIHAREIFDSRGNPTVEVDLYTKKGLFRAAVPSGASTGIYEALELRDNDKTRFLGKGVSKAVEHINKTIAPALVSQSVSVMEQEKIDKLMIDMDGTDNKSKFGANAILGVSLAICKAGASEKGVPLYRHIADLAGNPEVILPVPAFNVINGGSHAGNKLAMQEFMILPVGASSFKEAMRIGAEVYHNLKNVIKEKYGQDATNVGDEGGFAPNILENKEALELLKNAISKAGYTDKIVIGMDVAASEFYKGGKYDLDFKSPDDPSRYITPDQLADLYKSFVKDYPVVSIEDPFDQDDWEAWTNFTASTNIQVVGDDLTVTNPKRIAKAVSDKACNCLLLKVNQIGSVTESLQACKMAQSNGWGVMVSHRSGETEDTFIADLVVGLCTGQIKTGAPCRSERLAKYNQLLRIEEELGDKARFAGQNFRKPI; from the exons ATGTCTATCCTGAAGATTCACGCTCGTGAGATTTTTGACTCCCGTGGAAACCCTACTGTCGAGGTTGACCTGTACACCAAGAAAG GTCTCTTCAGAGCTGCAGTGCCCAGTGGTGCTTCTACCGGTATTTACGAAGCCCTTGAACTCCGCGACAATGACAAAACACGTTTTTTGGGCAAAG GTGTCTCAAAAGCTGTTGAGCATATCAATAAAACAATTGCACCTGCTCTTGTTAGCCAG AGTGTGTCAGTCATGGAGCAGGAGAAGATCGATAAGCTGATGATTGATATGGATGGCACAGACAACAAGT CAAAGTTTGGTGCTAATGCCATCCTGGGCGTTTCCCTTGCTATTTGCAAGGCTGGTGCTTCAGAAAAAGGTGTCCCCCTCTACCGCCACATTGCTGACCTTGCTGGCAACCCAGAAGTCATCCTCCCTGTCCCT GCCTTCAATGTTATCAACGGCGGTTCCCATGCTGGCAACAAGTTGGCCATGCAGGAGTTCATGATCCTGCCTGTCGGTGCAAGCAGCTTCAAAGAGGCCATGCGCATTGGTGCCGAGGTCTATCACAACCTGAAGAATGTCATCAAGGAGAAATACGGCCAAGATGCCACCAATGTGGGTGATGAAGGTGGCTTCGCCCCCAACATCCTTGAGAACAAAGAAG CTCTTGAGCTGCTGAAGAATGCCATTAGCAAAGCTGGCTACACTGACAAGATTGTGATCGGTATGGATGTGGCTGCCTCTGAGTTCTACAAGGGTGGCAAATATGACCTGGACTTCAAGTCACCCGATGACCCCAGCCGTTACATCACCCCTGACCAGCTGGCTGACCTCTATAAGAGCTTTGTCAAGGATTATCCTG TGGTCTCCATTGAGGATCCATTTGACCAGGATGACTGGGAGGCTTGGACCAACTTCACTGCCAGCACTAACATCCAGGTGGTGGGTGATGACCTCACTGTGACCAACCCCAAACGCATTGCTAAAGCCGTGTCTGATAAGGCCTGCAACTGCCTGCTGCTCAAGGTCAACCAGATCGGATCAGTCACCGAGTCCCTGCAGGC ctgTAAGATGGCCCAGTCCAACGGCTGGGGTGTGATGGTCAGCCACCGCTCTGGGGAGACAGAGGACACCTTTATTGCTGACCTTGTGGTTGGACTCTGCACTGGCCAG aTCAAAACTGGTGCTCCCTGCCGGTCTGAGCGCCTGGCCAAGTATAATCAGCTGCTGAG GATTGAGGAGGAGCTTGGTGACAAGGCTCGTTTCGCTGGCCAGAACTTCAGGAAGCCCATTTGA